From a single Aggregatilinea lenta genomic region:
- a CDS encoding class I SAM-dependent methyltransferase, which yields MDERDARFLLGSAGQAALAQLAAEDLDERYTLALLDRLRQTLSPGEAGAALTTARLRQRAAAKFSRAASMVFTPDALEQASGEAVSRWRARRFTDLGAARIADLGCGVGGDLLALAAVPGASAVGVDLDPVRLLLASANLDANGLSASLVRADLLDPLPLAGVPAAFFDPARRAAGRRIFSVRDYHPPLDVIRAWPFEALAVKLSPGVDLGELWPYTAAGAGIEFVSAGGELKEAVLWTGAWGFAGCRASRVEPDGSGASLEPRGLPAPPLAEPGAVLYEPDPAIIRAGLLAELGAELGAPVTRLDESIAYLTADALVESSWARAWPVWDWMPFNLKRLRAALRARGVGRVTVKKRGSPIAPEDLIRQLKLDGQGESAVVVLTRVAGQHTALICGERL from the coding sequence GTGGACGAACGCGACGCACGGTTTTTGCTTGGCTCGGCGGGGCAGGCAGCCCTGGCGCAGTTGGCGGCGGAAGACCTGGACGAGCGCTACACGCTGGCGCTGCTCGACCGGCTGCGGCAGACTCTGTCGCCGGGCGAAGCGGGCGCGGCCCTGACCACGGCGCGGCTTAGGCAGCGCGCCGCCGCCAAGTTCAGCCGGGCCGCGTCGATGGTCTTCACGCCGGACGCGCTCGAACAGGCCAGCGGTGAAGCCGTCAGCCGGTGGCGGGCGCGACGTTTCACGGATCTCGGCGCGGCGCGTATCGCGGATCTGGGCTGCGGCGTCGGCGGCGATCTGCTGGCGTTGGCGGCGGTGCCCGGTGCGTCGGCGGTCGGCGTGGACCTTGACCCGGTGCGGCTGCTCCTCGCATCCGCGAATCTGGACGCCAACGGCCTGTCGGCGTCGCTGGTTCGGGCCGACCTGCTCGATCCGCTGCCCTTGGCGGGTGTGCCTGCCGCGTTCTTCGACCCGGCGCGGCGAGCGGCGGGACGGCGCATCTTTTCCGTGCGCGACTATCACCCGCCGCTGGACGTGATCCGCGCGTGGCCGTTCGAGGCGCTGGCGGTCAAGCTGTCGCCGGGCGTGGACCTGGGCGAGCTGTGGCCTTATACGGCTGCGGGCGCGGGGATCGAGTTCGTCAGCGCGGGCGGCGAGCTGAAAGAGGCCGTGTTGTGGACCGGTGCGTGGGGCTTTGCGGGCTGCCGCGCCAGCCGCGTCGAGCCGGATGGGTCGGGCGCGTCGCTGGAGCCGCGTGGACTGCCTGCGCCGCCGCTGGCCGAGCCGGGCGCGGTGCTGTACGAGCCGGACCCGGCGATCATTCGCGCGGGGCTGCTGGCCGAACTGGGCGCGGAACTGGGTGCGCCGGTGACCCGCCTGGACGAGAGCATCGCCTACCTCACGGCGGACGCGCTGGTGGAGTCGTCGTGGGCGCGGGCGTGGCCGGTGTGGGACTGGATGCCGTTCAACCTCAAACGGCTGCGGGCGGCGCTGCGTGCGCGCGGCGTCGGGCGGGTGACGGTCAAAAAACGCGGCAGCCCCATCGCGCCGGAGGACCTGATCCGCCAGCTCAAGCTGGATGGACAGGGCGAGTCGGCGGTGGTGGTGCTGACGCGCGTGGCGGGTCAGCATACGGCGCTGATCTGCGGCGAGCGATTGTAG
- a CDS encoding phosphoribosyltransferase, translating into MESRRPLRQEWLTWKDVDKLVDVLLPQLRAGGSFDAMIMITRGGIVPGGLLGEALDITNVLTAAVDFPRDLAGDEKARLLVWPSFLQFPDDALLEDRRILIMDDVWGSGRTSTAVKNRCQSAGGTPFTCVFHFNPYRSLFSRAEPDFYGAVTDAYIVYPWEIDRGLHGIPAGGMPDQN; encoded by the coding sequence ATGGAATCACGCAGACCGTTGCGTCAGGAGTGGCTGACCTGGAAAGATGTGGACAAGCTGGTGGATGTGCTGCTGCCGCAGTTACGCGCGGGCGGTTCGTTCGACGCGATGATCATGATCACGCGCGGCGGCATCGTGCCCGGCGGTCTGCTCGGTGAAGCGCTCGATATCACGAACGTCCTGACTGCCGCCGTAGACTTCCCGCGCGATCTGGCCGGGGACGAGAAGGCGCGCCTGTTGGTGTGGCCGTCGTTCTTGCAGTTCCCGGACGACGCGCTGCTCGAGGACCGGCGGATCTTGATTATGGACGACGTGTGGGGCAGTGGCCGCACCAGCACGGCGGTCAAGAACCGCTGCCAGTCGGCGGGCGGCACGCCGTTCACTTGCGTGTTCCACTTCAACCCCTACCGGTCCCTGTTCAGCCGGGCCGAACCGGACTTCTACGGAGCCGTGACGGACGCTTACATTGTGTATCCGTGGGAGATTGACCGGGGCCTGCATGGCATTCCCGCCGGGGGTATGCCCGATCAGAATTAG